The following proteins come from a genomic window of Anabaena sphaerica FACHB-251:
- a CDS encoding phosphate-starvation-inducible PsiE family protein — MQKRFKSRFLFCDRWLDRHTIVRNMEAFQDLIVIVLCLALFAVMLIQLWGIFIAITQSLGYKELTSKMLFVLILVELFRLLMVYLQEHSISVGVAVEVAIVSVLREVVVHGALEISGVQTAAICGLLLILGGLLLVCAKTPHMDCMSANTKFCPIVDKGRRERQNESEFQYSDQCKQNQPMS; from the coding sequence ATGCAAAAACGCTTCAAGAGTAGGTTTTTATTTTGCGATCGCTGGTTAGATCGCCATACAATAGTTCGTAACATGGAGGCATTCCAAGACCTAATTGTGATTGTCCTATGTTTAGCCTTATTTGCAGTTATGTTGATACAGTTGTGGGGTATATTTATTGCCATCACACAGTCACTAGGCTACAAAGAATTGACATCCAAAATGCTATTTGTGTTGATTCTAGTAGAGTTATTTCGACTACTAATGGTCTACTTACAAGAGCATAGTATTTCTGTTGGTGTAGCAGTCGAAGTTGCAATTGTTTCCGTACTGCGGGAAGTAGTGGTTCATGGTGCATTAGAAATTTCAGGAGTACAAACAGCCGCAATTTGTGGTTTATTGCTCATTTTGGGTGGACTATTATTAGTGTGTGCGAAAACACCCCACATGGACTGCATGAGTGCGAACACGAAATTTTGCCCAATTGTTGATAAAGGACGGAGAGAACGACAAAACGAGTCGGAATTTCAGTATTCAGATCAATGTAAGCAAAACCAGCCTATGTCATAG
- a CDS encoding elongation factor G, protein MNEKVKSGSRNVAIVGPYLSGKTTLLESLLFVSGAISRKGNVKDGNTVGDSANEARDRRMSVEISAACTEYENTRFTFIDCPGSVEFAQETYNALMGIDAAIVVCEPIRDRVLTLAPLFKFLDDWEIPHIIFVNKMDRANIHVLETLKALKAVSSRPLVLHQYPIMQGEELTGFIDMVSEEAYQYHAGAAADSIPFPEELKAEEHQARAEMLEALANFDDHLLEELLEDIEPPQDEILKDLKLELGADLVVPVFFGVAEQDYGVRPLLEAMLREAPAPETTMERRLGKISDTPLAQVLKTFYTPQGGKLSLVRVWQGTLTDGIVLNGVRAGGIYRLMGQQQQQINQAVAGEIVALSRLEGIKTGDTISTNSHLQELPKAENLEPVFALAITPEKRNDEVKLSAAITKLLEEDSSLAWEQHGDTHEVILWGQGEIHLQVALDRLRRKYNLPMSTHLPQVPYKETIRKPVNSVHGRYKHQSGGHGQFGDVFLDIQPLPRGEGFNFNEKIVGGVVPRQYIPGVEMGVREFLTHGPLGFPMVDVAVTLTNGSYHSVDSSEQAFKQAARLAMQTGVPQAQPTLLEPILKVDVNTPSEFTSKVLQLLSGRRGQILGYEGRQDWQGWDKVSAYLPQAEMQDFIVELRSLTLGVGSFHWEQDHLQEVPEKLAERILVTNGNGGNGK, encoded by the coding sequence ATGAACGAAAAAGTAAAATCCGGTTCGCGGAATGTGGCAATTGTTGGACCATATTTAAGTGGAAAAACCACATTACTAGAAAGTTTGTTATTTGTCAGCGGGGCAATTTCTCGCAAAGGTAACGTTAAAGATGGTAACACAGTCGGAGATAGCGCCAATGAAGCACGCGATCGCCGTATGAGTGTAGAAATATCCGCAGCTTGTACCGAATATGAAAATACACGCTTCACCTTTATAGATTGTCCCGGTTCGGTAGAATTTGCTCAAGAAACATACAATGCTTTAATGGGAATCGATGCAGCAATTGTCGTTTGCGAACCGATCCGTGATAGAGTTCTCACCCTAGCGCCATTATTTAAATTTCTCGATGATTGGGAAATTCCCCACATCATTTTTGTGAATAAAATGGACAGGGCAAATATTCATGTTTTAGAAACATTAAAAGCCCTGAAAGCTGTTTCCAGTCGTCCTTTAGTGCTTCACCAATACCCCATCATGCAAGGGGAAGAACTAACAGGATTTATTGATATGGTGAGTGAGGAAGCTTATCAATATCATGCTGGTGCTGCTGCTGATTCTATACCATTTCCTGAAGAATTAAAAGCAGAAGAACATCAAGCCAGAGCAGAAATGTTAGAAGCTTTGGCAAATTTTGACGACCATTTACTCGAAGAACTTTTAGAAGATATCGAACCGCCTCAAGACGAAATTCTCAAAGATTTAAAATTAGAATTAGGTGCAGATTTAGTTGTACCTGTTTTCTTTGGTGTTGCGGAACAAGATTATGGTGTTAGACCTTTATTAGAAGCAATGTTAAGGGAAGCACCAGCACCAGAAACAACAATGGAACGACGTTTAGGAAAAATCAGTGATACTCCTTTAGCGCAAGTTCTTAAAACCTTCTATACTCCCCAAGGTGGCAAACTTTCTTTAGTGAGAGTATGGCAAGGAACATTAACAGATGGTATTGTTTTAAATGGCGTTCGTGCTGGGGGTATTTACCGTTTGATGGGACAACAACAACAGCAAATTAATCAAGCTGTAGCTGGAGAAATTGTGGCTTTAAGTCGCTTGGAAGGAATTAAAACTGGGGATACAATCTCTACAAATTCCCATTTGCAAGAATTACCAAAAGCGGAAAACTTAGAACCAGTTTTTGCTTTAGCAATTACACCAGAAAAACGCAATGATGAAGTAAAACTTAGTGCTGCTATTACTAAGTTATTAGAAGAAGATTCTTCTTTAGCTTGGGAACAACACGGTGATACTCATGAAGTGATTTTGTGGGGACAAGGGGAAATACATTTGCAAGTTGCGTTAGATAGACTGCGACGCAAATATAATTTACCAATGTCTACTCATCTTCCTCAAGTTCCTTATAAAGAAACCATTCGCAAACCTGTCAACTCAGTTCATGGACGTTATAAACACCAAAGCGGTGGACATGGACAATTTGGGGATGTGTTCTTGGATATTCAACCTTTACCAAGAGGGGAAGGTTTTAATTTCAATGAAAAGATTGTTGGTGGTGTTGTTCCCAGACAATACATTCCTGGGGTAGAAATGGGTGTGCGGGAATTTCTCACACATGGTCCGTTAGGTTTCCCCATGGTTGATGTTGCGGTGACATTAACCAATGGTTCTTATCATTCCGTTGATAGTTCGGAACAAGCTTTTAAACAAGCTGCACGTCTAGCAATGCAAACGGGTGTACCCCAAGCGCAACCTACCCTGTTAGAACCGATTTTAAAGGTAGATGTGAATACTCCCAGTGAGTTTACTTCTAAAGTTTTGCAGCTTTTGAGTGGTAGACGGGGGCAGATTTTAGGTTATGAAGGTAGACAAGATTGGCAAGGTTGGGATAAGGTTTCTGCATATTTACCTCAAGCAGAAATGCAGGATTTTATTGTAGAATTGCGATCGCTTACTCTTGGTGTTGGTTCTTTCCATTGGGAACAAGACCATCTGCAAGAAGTACCAGAAAAGCTGGCTGAACGCATTCTAGTTACTAATGGTAATGGTGGTAACGGTAAGTAG
- a CDS encoding tetratricopeptide repeat protein, producing the protein MTLSLKKYPLIGIVTLLLLGVNISPVISSSPHLPISPYPHLPLLAQTPRQIALDWLNKGLQAIQGGKIPDAIAAFRQATQLDPALAAAHYNLGLALRQAGQLQPAADAFYQAAQADPQFAPAFANLGAALLEGNNLQLAVDYLQRALQLDPKLGFAHYNMGLVREIQKDWTGAIASFQQAITYSQNSPEPAYHLGISYLQQGKIELAQQAFSKAIAINPRYAEAHYNLGSIWFNQGKFNEALAAFRKSADANSNYADAYYGAGLVFIQLKQYAEAVKVFEYARNLYQKQGNSQWALNAEKLLIQAQKLNNNLNNKPR; encoded by the coding sequence ATGACATTATCCTTAAAAAAATATCCTCTAATTGGAATTGTGACTTTACTGCTACTAGGTGTAAATATTAGTCCAGTAATTTCCTCTTCTCCCCATCTTCCCATCTCCCCATATCCTCACCTTCCTTTACTGGCTCAAACTCCCCGTCAAATTGCTTTAGACTGGTTAAATAAAGGCTTACAGGCGATTCAAGGGGGAAAAATCCCAGATGCGATCGCTGCTTTTCGTCAAGCAACGCAATTAGATCCCGCATTAGCAGCAGCCCATTATAATTTAGGTTTAGCACTGCGACAAGCGGGGCAATTACAACCAGCAGCAGACGCATTTTATCAAGCGGCGCAAGCAGATCCACAATTTGCACCAGCTTTTGCAAATTTAGGTGCTGCGTTATTAGAAGGGAATAATTTACAGTTAGCAGTTGATTATTTGCAACGGGCGCTACAACTAGATCCAAAGCTGGGTTTTGCTCATTATAACATGGGATTAGTGCGAGAAATCCAAAAAGATTGGACTGGTGCGATCGCATCTTTTCAACAAGCTATAACATATAGTCAGAATTCCCCAGAACCAGCCTATCATTTAGGCATTTCTTATTTGCAACAAGGCAAAATTGAATTAGCACAACAAGCATTTAGCAAGGCAATAGCCATAAATCCCAGATATGCAGAAGCTCATTATAATTTGGGTTCAATTTGGTTTAATCAGGGCAAATTTAACGAAGCATTAGCAGCATTTAGAAAATCAGCCGATGCTAACTCTAACTATGCAGATGCTTATTATGGGGCAGGATTAGTTTTTATACAATTAAAGCAATATGCAGAAGCCGTGAAAGTATTTGAATATGCCAGAAATTTGTATCAAAAACAGGGTAATTCACAATGGGCGCTAAATGCTGAAAAATTGTTAATACAAGCACAAAAGTTAAATAACAATCTAAATAACAAACCACGCTGA
- a CDS encoding DUF29 domain-containing protein, which yields MTATQPTAVTNSNLYNEDFYLWIETTAKLLKNGNFAEIDLTNLIEEIESMGRSEKRALKSNLLVLLMHLLKYKYQLYQPDKCSNSWLSTIFEHRRRLKEELTESPSLKKYFCDVFKESYQDARKQASLETGLSLDTFPVDSPFTTEESLNQDYLPEQS from the coding sequence ATGACAGCAACTCAACCAACAGCCGTTACTAACTCAAATCTTTATAATGAAGACTTTTATCTGTGGATAGAAACTACAGCAAAACTATTAAAAAATGGTAACTTTGCAGAAATTGACTTAACTAATTTGATTGAAGAAATCGAAAGCATGGGTAGAAGTGAAAAAAGAGCATTAAAAAGTAATTTATTAGTGTTATTAATGCACCTTCTCAAATATAAATATCAACTATATCAACCAGATAAATGCAGTAATAGTTGGTTATCTACTATATTTGAACATAGACGCAGATTGAAAGAAGAATTAACCGAAAGTCCAAGTTTAAAAAAATACTTCTGTGACGTATTTAAAGAATCTTATCAAGATGCGAGAAAACAAGCATCATTAGAAACAGGTTTATCACTTGATACTTTTCCTGTAGATTCTCCGTTTACGACAGAAGAAAGTTTAAATCAAGATTATTTACCAGAACAATCTTAA
- a CDS encoding type II toxin-antitoxin system VapB family antitoxin, protein MTTNIIIDEQLIDDAIKATGLKTKQEVIELGLKTLIKLKQQEKIKAYRGNLKWEGNLEDMRTNS, encoded by the coding sequence ATGACAACTAACATCATCATTGATGAACAACTGATAGATGATGCTATTAAAGCAACTGGACTGAAAACTAAACAAGAAGTTATAGAACTTGGACTTAAAACACTGATTAAACTAAAGCAACAAGAAAAAATAAAGGCTTATCGCGGTAATCTAAAATGGGAAGGCAACCTTGAAGATATGAGAACAAATTCATGA
- the vapC gene encoding type II toxin-antitoxin system VapC family toxin, with amino-acid sequence MILVDSSVWIDYFNGRETPETNKLDTLLGVEPLAIGDLILTEVLQGFRSDRDYQTAKELLTSLTIFEMLGVDLALKSVDNYRFLRKRGITIRKTADVNIATFCIESQNPLLFSDKDFLPFVQHLGLLTVSTAI; translated from the coding sequence ATGATTCTTGTAGATTCAAGTGTATGGATAGACTATTTCAATGGTAGGGAAACCCCAGAAACTAATAAACTGGATACTCTTTTGGGAGTAGAACCTCTTGCCATTGGTGATCTCATTTTGACGGAGGTATTGCAAGGATTTCGCTCAGATAGAGACTATCAAACAGCAAAAGAATTATTGACTTCTCTAACAATTTTTGAGATGTTAGGCGTTGATCTTGCTCTCAAAAGTGTGGATAACTATAGATTTCTCCGAAAGCGTGGTATCACGATTCGTAAAACGGCTGATGTGAATATCGCCACTTTTTGTATTGAAAGCCAAAACCCACTTCTATTCAGCGATAAAGATTTTTTGCCATTTGTTCAACATCTTGGTTTGCTTACTGTTTCAACAGCCATATAA